The following coding sequences lie in one Microbacterium lacus genomic window:
- a CDS encoding LCP family protein, producing MSQTTKPAKRGRRTIARHGELKSPHPLAFLLKVVGIIVAVGLVSGAGVAAYAAYDITTSFTEASVDLDGQEAVPPDIGAIEGGVNLLVAGTDECLPEFAAYFGDRCTGADSEGELNDVNLLVHISDAPRRVTVISFPRDLMAPVPSCTAEDGSETGGASKQQINSVFEEGGLNCVVKTVSQLSGLNIPFAAKVNFGGVINITDAIGGVEVCIGNGGIRDFYTGIDWPAGNRTVQGIEALQFLRTRHGLENGSDLARISNQQQYMSRLARKLVSEEVLTNPATLLKLATTAVDNTTPSKSLTNPLTLVQIALAVKSVPFDEIVFVQYPVTDDPADSNRVVPDYEAADQLWAALAANQPIVLTSDPNVGGGVITADPPADAATPDPAATPGATEAPAEAPVELDIPGQSAAQNTCSAGNLSG from the coding sequence GTGAGTCAGACGACCAAGCCCGCCAAGCGTGGCCGCCGGACCATCGCGCGCCACGGTGAGCTGAAGTCGCCGCATCCGCTCGCCTTCCTCCTCAAGGTCGTCGGCATCATCGTCGCCGTCGGGCTCGTCTCGGGCGCAGGGGTCGCGGCCTATGCCGCGTACGACATCACCACGAGCTTCACCGAAGCCTCCGTCGACCTCGACGGCCAGGAGGCTGTACCGCCGGACATCGGCGCGATCGAGGGTGGTGTGAACCTGCTCGTCGCCGGCACCGACGAGTGCCTGCCCGAGTTCGCCGCCTACTTCGGAGACCGCTGCACCGGCGCGGATTCCGAGGGCGAGCTGAACGACGTCAACCTGCTCGTGCACATCTCCGACGCACCGCGCCGGGTGACCGTGATCTCGTTCCCGCGCGATCTGATGGCGCCGGTTCCCTCGTGCACGGCCGAGGACGGCTCCGAGACCGGGGGCGCGAGCAAGCAGCAGATCAACTCGGTGTTCGAGGAAGGCGGCCTGAACTGCGTCGTCAAGACGGTGTCGCAGCTCAGCGGCCTGAACATCCCGTTCGCGGCGAAGGTCAACTTCGGCGGCGTGATCAACATCACCGACGCGATCGGTGGTGTCGAGGTCTGCATCGGCAACGGTGGCATCCGCGACTTCTATACGGGGATCGACTGGCCGGCCGGCAACCGCACCGTCCAGGGCATCGAGGCACTGCAGTTCCTCCGTACCCGTCACGGGCTGGAGAACGGCTCGGACCTCGCCCGCATCTCGAACCAGCAGCAGTACATGTCGCGCCTCGCGCGCAAGCTCGTGAGCGAAGAGGTGCTCACGAACCCGGCGACGCTGCTGAAGCTCGCCACCACCGCGGTCGACAACACCACGCCCAGCAAGAGCCTCACGAACCCCCTCACACTCGTGCAGATCGCGCTCGCCGTGAAGAGCGTGCCGTTCGACGAGATCGTGTTCGTGCAGTACCCCGTGACGGATGACCCGGCGGACTCGAACCGTGTCGTCCCCGACTACGAAGCGGCGGACCAGCTGTGGGCGGCGCTCGCGGCCAACCAGCCGATCGTGCTCACGAGCGACCCGAATGTCGGCGGCGGCGTCATCACCGCCGACCCGCCGGCGGATGCCGCGACCCCCGATCCGGCGGCGACGCCCGGTGCGACCGAGGCGCCGGCCGAGGCTCCGGTCGAACTCGACATCCCGGGTCAGAGCGCCGCGCAGAACACGTGCTCGGCGGGGAACCTCTCGGGCTGA
- a CDS encoding LCP family protein, producing the protein MAEHNPESGPLARHAVRRERHPLLRVLSILGVVVAVLGVSAAGVAAYAVWDTFSALGENSVDIGGEEALPPSIGEIEGGVNLLLVGSDSCEGQDVALFPRCADPDDAPGERNDVTMLVHISDEPRHVTVVSFPRDMLVPIPSCPDGQGGSYSAMSPQPLNASYQYGGLTCTVMTIEELTGEQIQFAGAIRWTGVIDMSDAVGGVDVCVSGDINDPHTGLSLTAGTHTLQGVEALQFLRIRHGIGDGSDLGRISNQQQFMSSLVRKLKSDAVLSNPGVLFTFATTAIGLTRSDPPQLVLSSELANPTRMVQIAMAAKDVPFEDIVFVQYPTEYTSDYINVLPLRDVADQLFAALAANQPIQLTGEASQGSGVEVTGEVTDPAASPAPSDSAAPSDSAAPSETRVALPSEIAGTTAAQVTCTVAEQ; encoded by the coding sequence GTGGCGGAGCACAACCCCGAGTCGGGGCCGCTGGCGCGTCATGCGGTGCGGCGGGAGCGGCATCCGCTTCTGCGTGTGCTGTCGATCCTCGGGGTCGTCGTCGCGGTGCTCGGCGTGAGCGCAGCGGGTGTCGCGGCGTACGCGGTCTGGGACACGTTCTCCGCGCTCGGGGAGAACTCGGTCGACATCGGCGGTGAAGAGGCGCTCCCGCCGTCGATCGGCGAGATCGAGGGCGGGGTGAACCTGCTGCTCGTCGGATCCGACTCGTGCGAAGGGCAGGACGTCGCGCTCTTCCCGCGATGCGCCGACCCCGACGATGCGCCGGGTGAGCGCAACGACGTCACGATGCTCGTGCACATCAGCGATGAGCCGCGGCACGTCACCGTCGTCTCGTTCCCGCGCGACATGCTCGTGCCGATCCCGTCGTGCCCCGACGGGCAGGGCGGGTCGTACTCGGCGATGAGTCCGCAGCCGCTGAACGCCTCGTACCAGTACGGCGGGCTCACCTGCACGGTCATGACGATCGAGGAGCTCACCGGAGAGCAGATCCAGTTCGCCGGCGCGATCCGGTGGACCGGGGTCATCGACATGTCCGACGCGGTCGGCGGGGTGGACGTGTGCGTGAGCGGCGACATCAACGACCCGCACACCGGGCTCTCGCTCACGGCCGGCACCCACACCCTCCAGGGAGTGGAGGCGTTGCAGTTCCTCCGGATCCGCCACGGCATCGGCGACGGGTCCGATCTCGGCCGCATCTCGAACCAGCAGCAGTTCATGTCCTCGCTCGTGCGCAAGCTGAAGTCCGACGCGGTGCTGTCCAACCCCGGCGTGCTGTTCACCTTCGCCACCACCGCGATCGGGCTCACCCGCAGCGACCCGCCCCAGCTCGTGCTGAGCTCCGAGCTTGCGAACCCCACCCGCATGGTGCAGATCGCGATGGCGGCCAAGGACGTGCCGTTCGAGGACATCGTGTTCGTGCAGTACCCGACCGAGTACACGTCGGACTACATCAACGTGCTTCCCCTGCGCGACGTCGCCGATCAGCTGTTCGCCGCGCTCGCCGCGAATCAGCCGATCCAGCTCACCGGCGAGGCGAGCCAGGGGTCGGGTGTCGAGGTCACGGGGGAGGTGACGGATCCTGCGGCGTCGCCTGCTCCCTCGGATTCCGCTGCTCCGTCGGATTCGGCCGCTCCGTCCGAGACGCGGGTGGCGCTGCCGTCCGAGATCGCGGGCACGACCGCGGCTCAGGTCACCTGCACCGTCGCGGAGCAGTAG
- a CDS encoding M23 family metallopeptidase, which yields MRPTMIAVSVLALSALLLAGCTAAAPEPSADASTEAPDTQVPEDDFTPVLARTLSTPRPLPATDGLVHIAYELFLSNVTTQTATIESIDVIDGDGQSLLRLDGDAAVPWMRVMGATAPGRVIGPGQGALVWLDVTVDAGTELPESLTHDIAFSFEPGAPPIITDQMTERVASVEVDQAEPVVIGPPLKGAGWLNGNSCCAVTPHRGAVNAINGAFHAPERYAIDYVRLDENGSFLSGPVDELESYPYFGADIIAVGDGPIVSMRFDLPEQTPGANPTGLTLDEYGGNHIVQDLGDGVYAFYAHLQPGNPLAVEVGQQLKKGETIALLGNTGNTDSPHLHFHLMDSPSPLGSNGIPFVYDSFDLEGQITAQELDERIAAGGPFTLDEADAAAEKDLYPIWLTVTSYPE from the coding sequence ATGCGCCCGACGATGATCGCAGTGTCCGTTCTCGCTCTGTCCGCACTCCTGCTCGCCGGGTGCACCGCCGCGGCGCCCGAGCCATCGGCAGACGCCTCCACCGAGGCCCCCGACACGCAGGTACCCGAAGACGACTTCACCCCCGTCCTCGCGCGCACGCTGAGCACGCCCCGACCGCTTCCCGCGACCGACGGTCTCGTCCACATCGCGTATGAGCTGTTCCTGAGCAATGTGACGACGCAGACGGCCACGATCGAGTCGATTGACGTCATCGACGGCGATGGCCAGTCGCTCCTCCGACTGGACGGTGACGCTGCGGTCCCGTGGATGCGCGTCATGGGTGCGACCGCCCCTGGCCGGGTCATCGGACCGGGGCAGGGCGCGCTGGTCTGGCTCGACGTGACCGTAGACGCCGGTACTGAACTCCCCGAGAGCCTGACGCACGACATCGCCTTCAGCTTCGAGCCGGGAGCGCCGCCGATCATCACGGATCAGATGACCGAGCGTGTCGCGAGCGTCGAGGTCGATCAGGCCGAGCCGGTGGTGATCGGCCCGCCGCTGAAGGGAGCCGGCTGGCTCAACGGCAACAGCTGCTGCGCCGTGACACCCCACCGCGGCGCGGTCAATGCGATCAACGGCGCGTTCCACGCCCCCGAGCGCTACGCGATCGACTACGTCCGCCTCGACGAGAACGGGTCGTTCCTGAGCGGCCCCGTCGACGAGCTCGAGAGCTACCCCTACTTCGGTGCGGACATCATCGCGGTGGGGGACGGCCCGATCGTGTCGATGCGATTCGACCTGCCCGAGCAGACCCCGGGCGCGAACCCGACCGGGCTCACGCTCGATGAATACGGCGGCAACCACATCGTCCAGGACCTCGGTGACGGCGTCTACGCGTTCTACGCCCACCTCCAGCCCGGCAACCCGCTCGCTGTCGAGGTCGGTCAGCAGCTGAAGAAGGGCGAGACGATCGCGCTGCTCGGCAATACCGGCAACACCGATTCACCCCATCTGCACTTCCACCTCATGGACTCGCCCAGCCCGCTCGGCTCGAACGGCATCCCGTTCGTCTACGACTCGTTCGACCTCGAGGGCCAGATCACCGCGCAAGAACTCGATGAGAGGATCGCCGCCGGCGGGCCGTTCACCCTCGATGAGGCGGATGCCGCAGCCGAGAAGGACCTCTATCCCATCTGGCTCACGGTCACCTCGTACCCGGAGTGA
- a CDS encoding aminotransferase class III-fold pyridoxal phosphate-dependent enzyme: protein MAAANSYRGAYRGAEASRHAPEAVADIVALADAGAPVAGFIRETVFGNTGGVLLPDGYLAQVYETVRAHGGLTIADEVQVGYGQLGDWFWGFQQQGVIPDIVAAAKSIGAGQPIGAVITRRDIADRYRTHGPLPPKRTFTLGNLVDMFLEGV, encoded by the coding sequence GTGGCGGCCGCGAACTCGTACCGGGGCGCTTACCGCGGCGCGGAAGCCTCCCGGCATGCACCGGAGGCCGTCGCCGACATCGTCGCCCTGGCCGACGCGGGCGCCCCGGTGGCGGGCTTCATCCGTGAGACGGTCTTCGGCAACACCGGTGGCGTGCTGCTGCCCGACGGCTACCTCGCGCAGGTCTATGAAACCGTCCGCGCACACGGTGGGCTCACGATCGCGGACGAGGTGCAGGTCGGCTACGGCCAGCTGGGCGATTGGTTCTGGGGCTTCCAGCAGCAAGGCGTCATTCCCGACATTGTTGCGGCGGCGAAGTCGATCGGCGCCGGTCAGCCGATCGGCGCCGTGATCACGCGGCGCGACATCGCCGACCGATACCGCACACATGGGCCACTGCCCCCGAAACGGACATTCACGCTCGGCAACCTCGTCGACATGTTCCTCGAGGGCGTGTGA
- a CDS encoding ROK family transcriptional regulator: MAGERQAGLSAVLDAIRRDDGVTQTTLTERVGLGRSVVAERVTQLQEAGLILSAGHGPSTGGRAPRRLSLNPDAGFVLGVDIEATELVVGAVNMAGNVLSTRREPIDVHRGPEEVMSRIFALADEIVAENAAAGNLLGAGVGIPGPVDFEAGAPLEEPLLPGWAGYPVRDALSRRWPVPVWVDGRANLLALVEVVANPRAARTRNLLYFGGGSSTAAAMIVEGRTYRGAHGLAGSVGHIAVPEVGMVSCVCGRAGCLDAVASRWAIARDGLLLAQTGRSPALADTLARVGAVEPYDITLAAERGDVAARELLERTAGVLGRTLANLVSFFAPDMLVVGGGMARARDYVLEPLRAAIHERLPAAATADLIIEFSVLDDLVSGVLGATQLAIGELFDEANVGRLLLSAAGRADGTPPTR; encoded by the coding sequence ATGGCCGGTGAGCGGCAAGCCGGGCTGTCGGCCGTCCTCGACGCGATCCGACGGGACGACGGCGTCACGCAGACGACGCTGACCGAGCGGGTCGGGCTCGGACGCAGTGTGGTCGCAGAACGCGTCACTCAGCTGCAGGAGGCGGGGTTGATCCTCAGCGCGGGACACGGCCCCTCGACGGGCGGCCGGGCGCCGCGCCGGCTCTCCCTGAATCCCGATGCCGGCTTCGTCCTCGGCGTCGACATCGAGGCGACGGAACTGGTCGTCGGCGCCGTCAACATGGCGGGCAATGTGCTCAGTACACGCCGCGAACCGATTGATGTCCATCGCGGACCCGAAGAGGTCATGTCCAGGATCTTCGCTCTCGCCGACGAAATCGTCGCCGAGAACGCGGCCGCAGGAAATCTGCTCGGCGCGGGTGTCGGCATCCCCGGGCCGGTGGACTTCGAGGCCGGGGCCCCCCTAGAGGAGCCCCTGTTGCCTGGCTGGGCTGGCTACCCCGTGCGCGATGCGCTATCTCGGCGCTGGCCCGTTCCCGTCTGGGTCGACGGGCGCGCGAACTTGCTCGCGCTGGTGGAGGTCGTCGCGAACCCTCGCGCCGCGCGTACGAGGAACCTGCTGTATTTCGGTGGGGGCTCGAGCACGGCCGCGGCGATGATCGTGGAGGGCAGAACCTATCGCGGTGCGCATGGACTCGCAGGATCGGTCGGCCACATCGCGGTTCCCGAAGTCGGCATGGTCTCGTGCGTCTGCGGCAGGGCGGGGTGTCTGGATGCGGTCGCTAGCCGTTGGGCGATCGCGAGGGACGGTCTCCTGCTGGCACAGACGGGACGCAGCCCGGCTCTCGCAGATACGCTCGCCCGAGTCGGCGCGGTAGAGCCGTACGACATCACGCTCGCGGCCGAGCGGGGCGATGTTGCCGCGCGCGAGCTCCTCGAGCGGACCGCCGGGGTGCTCGGGCGCACTCTCGCGAATCTCGTCAGCTTCTTCGCCCCAGACATGCTGGTGGTCGGCGGCGGTATGGCGCGCGCTCGTGACTACGTGCTCGAGCCTCTCCGCGCCGCCATCCACGAGCGTCTTCCTGCCGCAGCGACAGCCGATCTCATCATCGAGTTCTCGGTGCTCGACGACCTCGTCAGCGGAGTGCTCGGAGCCACGCAGCTGGCAATCGGAGAGCTGTTCGACGAGGCCAACGTCGGCCGACTGCTTCTCTCCGCAGCCGGGCGCGCGGACGGCACCCCGCCCACTCGCTGA
- a CDS encoding ABC transporter substrate-binding protein: MRNKLAAAIVAACALVLTACSGASPNTAGETQELRIGAISPIASFEPGNFDAGPGSAFIQPVYDTILRNDSEGEPQPSIATEWSYDDSGTELSLTLRDDVTFTDGAKLDAEAVKANLEAAKAGTGETAGQLRFIDTVTVEDPTHLTISLSAVDPSLLTNLGGAAGSLASPEALGTPELATTPVGSGPYVFDAAASQTGVTYAYTRNPDYWNADDFPFDGITITVFNDGNAVTNALRSGQIDFAGISDQAAETLESDRLKVESFPAYTASGVFLFDRNGTIVPALADVRVRQAINMAFDREQIVEQVYAGVGTPTAQSFSESSAAFDPSFEKYEHDVDAAKALLAEAGYADGFTLPMPDLGPIDPKRQAAVTEALTAIGITPQYEPVNGETFISDLLSGKYPAAIFNLNSHRPWDFAQLALLPDSLWNPFHTTDENIVDLVNMAQTQTGEEADATFRELNEYIVDQAWFATLVQPNSVFGVSSAIDVEPRKFSTWPPIWNFTPAS, encoded by the coding sequence ATGCGAAACAAACTTGCGGCGGCAATCGTCGCGGCATGCGCGCTTGTGCTGACGGCGTGCTCGGGGGCGTCGCCCAACACGGCAGGCGAGACACAGGAACTTCGAATCGGAGCGATCTCGCCGATCGCGTCTTTCGAGCCGGGGAACTTCGATGCTGGCCCCGGTTCCGCCTTCATCCAGCCCGTCTACGACACCATCCTCCGCAACGACAGCGAGGGTGAGCCGCAGCCGAGCATCGCGACGGAGTGGAGCTACGACGACTCCGGCACCGAGCTGAGTCTGACCCTCCGCGACGATGTCACGTTCACCGACGGTGCCAAGCTCGACGCGGAAGCGGTGAAGGCGAACCTCGAGGCGGCGAAGGCGGGAACGGGCGAGACCGCGGGTCAGCTGCGATTCATTGACACGGTGACAGTTGAGGACCCGACCCACCTCACCATTTCCCTCTCCGCTGTGGATCCGTCGCTTCTCACCAACCTCGGCGGCGCAGCCGGTTCGCTCGCGAGTCCCGAGGCCCTCGGCACACCCGAACTCGCCACGACGCCGGTCGGATCCGGACCGTACGTCTTCGACGCGGCTGCCTCGCAGACCGGCGTGACCTACGCCTACACGCGGAATCCGGACTACTGGAATGCCGACGACTTCCCGTTCGACGGGATCACGATCACGGTCTTCAACGACGGAAACGCCGTGACGAACGCACTCCGCTCGGGCCAGATCGACTTCGCCGGAATCTCCGATCAGGCAGCGGAAACCCTCGAGTCGGACCGCCTGAAGGTGGAGTCCTTCCCCGCCTACACCGCCAGCGGCGTCTTCCTCTTCGATCGCAACGGCACGATCGTCCCGGCGCTCGCAGACGTCCGGGTACGTCAGGCGATCAACATGGCCTTCGACCGCGAGCAGATCGTCGAGCAGGTCTACGCGGGCGTCGGCACTCCGACCGCCCAGTCCTTCAGCGAGTCCAGCGCAGCCTTCGACCCGTCATTCGAGAAGTACGAGCACGACGTCGACGCCGCCAAGGCACTGCTCGCGGAAGCCGGATACGCGGACGGGTTCACCCTGCCCATGCCGGACCTTGGGCCCATCGATCCGAAGCGCCAGGCGGCGGTCACCGAGGCCCTCACGGCCATCGGAATCACGCCCCAGTACGAGCCGGTGAACGGGGAGACGTTCATCTCTGATCTCCTATCCGGCAAGTACCCCGCCGCGATCTTCAACCTGAACAGCCACCGTCCGTGGGACTTCGCGCAACTCGCACTCCTGCCCGACTCGCTCTGGAACCCCTTCCACACGACCGACGAGAACATCGTCGACCTCGTGAACATGGCGCAGACGCAGACGGGCGAGGAGGCCGACGCGACCTTCCGCGAGTTGAACGAGTACATCGTCGATCAGGCATGGTTCGCGACCCTGGTTCAGCCGAACAGCGTCTTCGGGGTGAGCAGCGCCATCGACGTCGAGCCGCGGAAGTTCTCGACGTGGCCGCCGATCTGGAACTTCACCCCGGCGTCGTGA
- a CDS encoding ABC transporter permease — protein MFYFLLRRVGGGIFLLFVIVTVTFFLLNAIGNDPARQILGPTASAELVEAKRAELGLDLPVAVQYVNWLTSAITGDLGTSWYSSQPVTELLGFALPPTLSMVIGAILVSTVIGTVIGVVAATRRGAVDRGLQFFSTVIQAVPAFLVAIVLAVVFAVQLGLFPATGYTSFAASPSDWLASIVLPVTALALASIASIALQVRGSMIDVLRQDYVRTLRSRGLSDRSVLLRHTLRNAAGPALTTISLTFIIAISGSVIVERVFNIPGIGTQANTSASRGDLPVVLGVVAVTVVLVVLVNLIVDIAQGWINPKVRVS, from the coding sequence GTGTTCTACTTTCTTCTCCGGCGCGTGGGCGGAGGGATCTTCCTGCTCTTCGTGATCGTGACCGTCACGTTCTTCCTGTTGAACGCGATCGGCAATGATCCCGCACGCCAGATCCTCGGTCCCACGGCCTCAGCCGAGCTCGTCGAAGCCAAGCGCGCGGAGCTGGGCCTCGACCTTCCGGTGGCCGTGCAGTACGTCAACTGGCTCACATCGGCGATCACGGGCGACCTCGGCACCTCCTGGTACTCGAGCCAGCCGGTCACGGAGCTTCTAGGGTTCGCGCTCCCGCCCACGCTCTCCATGGTCATCGGCGCCATTCTCGTGTCGACGGTGATCGGCACGGTCATCGGCGTCGTCGCCGCCACCCGCCGGGGTGCCGTCGACCGCGGTCTCCAGTTCTTCTCGACCGTCATCCAGGCCGTGCCCGCGTTCCTCGTCGCGATCGTGCTTGCCGTCGTCTTCGCCGTGCAGCTCGGTCTGTTCCCCGCTACCGGCTACACCTCGTTCGCCGCCTCGCCCTCGGATTGGCTAGCATCGATCGTTCTTCCGGTCACCGCGCTCGCACTCGCCTCGATTGCTTCGATCGCCCTGCAAGTGCGCGGATCGATGATCGACGTCCTCCGACAGGACTACGTCCGGACGCTCCGCAGTCGAGGGTTGTCCGATCGCAGCGTGCTGCTGCGACACACTCTCCGGAATGCCGCGGGGCCCGCGCTGACCACGATCTCGCTGACCTTCATCATCGCCATCTCCGGGTCCGTGATCGTGGAGAGGGTCTTCAACATCCCGGGGATCGGAACTCAGGCGAACACGTCAGCATCCCGTGGTGACCTCCCGGTCGTCCTCGGTGTCGTCGCCGTGACCGTCGTCCTCGTCGTCCTCGTCAACCTGATCGTCGACATCGCGCAGGGATGGATCAATCCGAAGGTACGTGTCTCATGA
- a CDS encoding dipeptide/oligopeptide/nickel ABC transporter permease/ATP-binding protein — translation MSADLVTDAATGMQLTEEDERRPGVIRRLLREPAAVISLVFVGVLLIVAICAPLLTPYDPMVSDLTNVLAPPLSPGHLLGTDGLGRDVLANLIYGTKTSLQSAVIVIGVSVLIGVPFGLLAGYRQGAVDGISTWVSSALLSLPAIVVLLVVLARVGRSSALALAVFGVLIAPTVFLLIRSSVRAVREELYVDAAKVSGLTDTRIMRRHILPVVIKPTIIYAALLAGAGIGIEAGIAFLGLGSADRASWGMMLSDATQNVYNAPWLLSWPSVALVLTVVAFTLIGNGLRDALAGDTTPADRRRAKVTRRQAAARAQTREKTDASPTGARAGADRALLIVDDLKVSYPRPDESEAVVVNGVSLRLERGTVLGLVGESGSGKSQTAFSILGLLPEEATLSAATLAFDGVDLLFLDSVQRNALRGIGIGYIPQEPMSNLDPAFRIGFQLTEPMRQHLGLSRREAKDEALRLLARVGIPDPERVFHSYPHEVSGGMAQRVLIAGAVSCNPKLLIADEPTTALDVTVQADVLELLRSLQTEREMGVLLVTHNLGVVADICDRVAVMRAGEIVEEAAVAELFAAPRHEYTRMLLNSALASADPSDGSAVAASDEPPGEHGGSDR, via the coding sequence ATGAGCGCCGATCTTGTCACCGATGCCGCGACCGGCATGCAGCTCACGGAGGAAGACGAGCGGCGCCCGGGCGTCATCCGCCGTCTCCTTCGCGAACCGGCGGCCGTCATCTCGCTCGTCTTCGTCGGCGTTCTCCTCATCGTCGCGATCTGCGCACCCCTGCTGACCCCATACGACCCCATGGTGAGCGATCTCACCAACGTGCTGGCACCGCCGCTTTCTCCCGGGCATCTGCTCGGCACCGACGGACTGGGCCGGGACGTCCTGGCGAATCTCATCTATGGCACAAAGACGAGTCTCCAGAGCGCCGTGATCGTGATCGGCGTGAGCGTGCTGATCGGTGTGCCCTTCGGCCTGCTCGCCGGATATCGGCAGGGCGCCGTCGACGGGATCAGCACATGGGTGAGCAGCGCCCTTCTCTCGCTACCTGCGATCGTCGTGCTCCTGGTGGTCCTCGCACGGGTCGGGCGCAGCTCGGCCCTCGCGCTGGCGGTGTTCGGTGTCCTGATCGCCCCGACCGTGTTCCTCCTCATCCGCAGCTCTGTCCGGGCCGTGCGCGAGGAGCTGTACGTGGACGCGGCGAAGGTCTCCGGCCTGACCGACACCCGCATCATGCGCCGCCACATCCTGCCGGTCGTCATAAAGCCCACCATCATCTACGCCGCCCTCCTGGCCGGTGCCGGAATCGGAATCGAAGCGGGAATCGCATTCCTCGGGCTGGGGTCGGCTGATCGCGCCAGCTGGGGAATGATGCTCTCCGACGCCACCCAGAACGTCTACAACGCTCCCTGGCTCTTGAGCTGGCCGAGCGTCGCCCTCGTGCTGACGGTGGTCGCCTTCACGCTCATCGGAAACGGACTGCGCGATGCGCTGGCCGGCGACACCACACCCGCCGACCGACGCCGCGCGAAGGTCACCCGCCGACAGGCCGCCGCCCGCGCGCAGACGCGGGAGAAGACGGATGCCTCGCCCACGGGTGCCCGCGCGGGCGCCGATCGGGCCCTCCTCATCGTCGACGACCTGAAGGTGTCTTACCCTCGTCCGGACGAGTCCGAGGCCGTCGTCGTGAACGGCGTCTCCCTGCGACTCGAGCGCGGCACCGTCCTCGGACTGGTCGGGGAATCCGGGTCTGGCAAGTCGCAGACGGCCTTCTCGATTCTCGGACTGCTCCCGGAGGAGGCCACTCTCAGTGCGGCGACCCTGGCGTTCGACGGTGTGGACCTCCTCTTCCTGGATTCCGTGCAGCGCAACGCCCTCCGCGGCATCGGCATCGGCTACATCCCCCAGGAGCCCATGAGCAACCTGGACCCGGCGTTCCGCATCGGTTTCCAGCTCACGGAGCCCATGCGGCAGCACCTCGGCCTGTCGAGGCGGGAGGCCAAGGACGAAGCGCTCCGGCTCCTGGCTCGCGTCGGCATACCGGATCCCGAGAGGGTGTTCCATTCGTACCCCCATGAGGTTTCGGGCGGAATGGCGCAGCGCGTTCTGATCGCCGGGGCCGTTTCGTGCAACCCCAAGCTGCTGATCGCCGACGAGCCCACCACGGCGCTTGACGTCACGGTGCAGGCGGACGTCCTCGAGCTGCTGCGCAGCCTGCAGACCGAGAGGGAGATGGGTGTCCTGCTCGTCACCCACAATCTCGGGGTGGTCGCCGACATTTGCGACCGCGTCGCCGTCATGCGCGCCGGCGAGATCGTCGAGGAGGCAGCCGTCGCGGAGCTCTTCGCCGCTCCCCGGCACGAGTACACGCGAATGCTGCTCAACTCGGCTCTCGCCTCCGCCGATCCCAGCGATGGATCGGCAGTCGCCGCGTCCGACGAACCGCCCGGTGAGCACGGAGGGAGCGACCGATGA
- a CDS encoding ATP-binding cassette domain-containing protein: MNAAHDANENLLVVEDLVVEYPGRFRRGGFRALHGVSLKIRPGETLGLVGESGSGKTTIGRAVLGLAPVTAGDVRFDGRSIARIRARERRALSRDIQVVFQDPYTSLNPAMTVADILTEPLLVTGTSRNDANRRVRELLDQVHLPSNSGNRYAREFSGGQRQRIAIARALCREPRLIVCDEPVSALDQSTQSRVLALFQEIQDRLGVALLFVTHDLDVVRHVSHTVAVMRAGRIVESGPTEDVISDPQHPYTRALLLAAPIADPAQQRVRREERRTFLSSQTESITAVR, encoded by the coding sequence ATGAACGCTGCACACGATGCCAATGAGAACCTCCTGGTCGTTGAGGATCTGGTGGTGGAATACCCCGGCCGGTTCCGGCGCGGGGGGTTCCGCGCTCTCCACGGCGTCAGCCTGAAGATCCGGCCCGGTGAGACCCTCGGGCTGGTCGGCGAGTCCGGCTCCGGGAAGACGACCATCGGCCGCGCCGTCCTCGGACTCGCCCCCGTCACCGCAGGTGACGTCCGATTCGATGGTCGCTCCATCGCGCGGATCCGGGCGCGTGAGCGTCGGGCGCTGAGCCGCGACATCCAAGTCGTCTTCCAGGACCCGTACACCTCGCTCAATCCCGCGATGACGGTGGCCGACATCCTGACCGAGCCGCTTCTCGTGACAGGGACCTCCCGCAATGATGCGAATCGGCGCGTTCGCGAGCTGCTGGATCAGGTGCACCTGCCGTCAAACTCCGGCAATCGCTATGCGCGCGAGTTCTCCGGCGGGCAGCGACAGCGCATCGCCATCGCCAGAGCGCTCTGCCGTGAGCCTCGGCTGATCGTGTGCGACGAACCCGTCAGCGCGCTGGATCAGTCCACTCAGTCGCGCGTGCTGGCGCTGTTCCAGGAGATCCAGGATCGTCTCGGCGTCGCCCTTCTCTTCGTCACGCACGACCTCGACGTCGTCCGCCACGTCAGCCACACCGTGGCCGTCATGCGCGCAGGCCGCATCGTCGAGTCGGGTCCCACGGAGGATGTGATCTCGGATCCGCAGCATCCGTACACCCGCGCGCTGCTCTTGGCGGCACCGATCGCCGACCCCGCTCAGCAGAGAGTCCGTCGCGAGGAGCGTCGGACATTCCTCAGCTCGCAGACCGAATCGATCACGGCTGTGCGCTGA